gtgataatgataatgattgtaGTGATAATTGTCATAGTGAAAGTTTGGAcaataaacaacaacagcaatttgtaaatagtagtaataatgaattaacatcatcatcatcatcaattagtgagtcaacaacaacaacaacttcttcttcttcttcaactaATGTATTCATACATAAGGCACCTGAACCAATACCTCATAGAAAAGTATCTTTCTCTTCAATTCTACCATGGAATAGGTCTACAAATACACCAATCACAACTAATAATATAACCAActcaaatacaaatacaaattcaacaacaccaccaattgTTCCATCATTAAgtgaatcatcattattttcatcgtCAAACaccaattcaaataaatcatcagCAACTTCAATATCGAATAAGAGTAGTTTAGttacatcatcaccaacatcaacagcTACAAATTTAACAgaaccatcaccatcaccaagaGGTCAAAGAGAATTAACTGATCCACAAAATTCTGTTATTTGTTTGGATTTATTAGATCCAGTGTAAGTGTatcataatatataatttattttataaatttttataattatattaacatgtgtattaatttaaatatatagtCCAAAggaaaagaatttaaaaaataaacatttcGATATAAGTTTTGGAATTCAAAAGAAGTATACagaattattttcaacattGAATAAAGAATTAGCATCTTCAAATTATGATTCCTCTGTATCATCTACAATCTTTAGCCTCAAAGATATTTCAAAACACagaaaaaatataaacttAGATATGGTCGCTTTATCGAAATCAATTTGTAGTAGTCCATTCTgttagaataaaaaaataataaaataaaataaaccaaaaaaactaaaatacaTTGTAAAATATAACAATAAGATAATTAAAATGTTgtgataaataattattaaaattttttattattttttttttttttttaaaaatccagATTTATTTGGAAAACGTAAAGAGTAATATTTGATTAATTCTGAGTGGTTTTCATatatatcttttattttttattgtctggtaaaaaaaaaaaaaagtactgttttataaattgttGTTCCTTTTTTcctaaaaagaaaattataaatatagatttttttttttttttttttttttttattaaagaaatatattatttagtttttttatttaaaaaagtttgcaattttttcaaaataacttttttcaGATTTAATTTCACCTCTATTATCACCACCTTTACCACCATTTGCAATTCGAGTGATAATTTTATTGGTGATAATATCAGAGTCTTGATTTACATTATAgaattcaataaatttacCATCTGGACCAACTAAATAAACAATGATAGTATGATCAACTAAATAGTCATCACCTTTACCTGATTTGCTCATGAAAACACGATAACTCTTTGCCACTTTTGTGATTTGTTCTGGTGTACCTGTTAAACCTTTAAACTTTGGATGAAACTCTTCTATGTATGATTTAACTTGTTCGATTGTATCTCTCCATGGATCGATTGTAATGAATACTGGTACTATTGAATCACCCAATCCATttgattctaaatttttaattactttTGTCATCTTATATAATTCTGCTGGACATACATCTGGGCAATATGTAAATCCGAAATATAATAACCCATATTTTCCCTTTAAATCTAAATCTGTAAATGGTTTTCCATTTTCATCTATCAATACAAATGGTCCACCAACTGATGATGATCCAtatgttttaatttcattttctatttttttttttttttttaaataataaataataatacaaaaaaattgaattgatatcaaattaatttttgtttttttttttatatttttttatttttattttattttttttatttttcaaaaattaaattacttacgtctttctctttttttagtCATTAAATGATCATAATATAACCAACCGATACCACCGCTTATTAATGCAACAGTTAAACTAGCCCATGTTACTGTCCTGTTATTAGAGATTtgttcaaattttttattattattattattgtttttattattgttttcgTTTGTATTTtcgttttgttgttgatttttatcttgttgttcttgctcttgttgtttttcttgctcttgttgttgttgttgttgttgttgttgttgttgttgttgttgttgttgttgttgttgttgttgttgttgttgttgttgttgttgttgttgttgttgtgatgtAAAACTTCTTAATAatagttgttgatgttgtactCTGGTGGTATGTTGTAAAATTAACTTTGATTTTGCTAGTAATCTTTTATTTAGAGATGATatcatatttttttctttttttctgaATAATTATTCAAACTTATTGGggggtggtggtggtaatatatttttttgtataGTGTGAATGTGTGTATGTATTATTTATGTGTGTGCTAGCGAATacaaaaaactaaaaaataatattaaaaaaaaaaaaaaaaatgaaaattattttaaaaaaatctcaGAAAGTGGAAACACCtatgaattttaatttttttttttttttttttttgtctgCAAATTACGTGTTacattttttacattttttttttaatcaaacgCAACACCCCCATATTAAGTgggtattttattttattttttttaatttatttatttatttttttttggaaaacatacagattttaaaaatatacatatctaccaaaaaaaaaaaaaaaaaaaaaaaaaataataattataataacaaaaaagaaataaatattttcaatgattCACACTctcataaatttttttttttttaaaacaatggGCATTCACATCTATTACACCTTTcgacaaatttaaatttaattagttaatttttattattattattatttttattattattttcatttaattacCATTGATATACCAAAAATAGAATAATGGATATTGGTATTTAAaccattataattattcaGTTGTTTAAGGGTacgaaacaaataatagtaaaaaaaaaaaaaaaaaaaaaaaattaaatctgtttgcaaattaattttgtttttggaaAACACCCCCACCATTGTAGTATTCCATATGTGTTGTTTTTATAtgatttacttttttttatattttttattgaataaTTTATACAATCACACATATTCAAAcattttgtattttattatattttaatttttttaataataaattaccataaaaatatattttaataatattattattatttattttttttttttaaaattatttatatgtatatttttttttgtttattaaaaaattttaattattgtatataatatttttaaatatatatattaatatatattaatatattaatattaataaagtaagttttattattattattattattattattattgtttttattattatttttaaattgatttctaatttttttttttttttatttttttttttttttttttatttttttttttcttttttcttttttcttctttcttttctcatttataaaatagatgaaaatattatattcattattattaatatcaagtataattttaaatactgtattaaatatttcatcaCAAGTATATGATCAACGTATTTTGGCATTAAAAGGAAAATGTTATttagattcaaataaaaatgcaTTGTATGATGAAGGTGAACCAGGATTTGGAAATGTTGAAATTTCTTTAGGAAATGCAACTGATTATAAGGGAAATAAATATCCAATACGTTATTCATCTGCTGATGGTACATTTATATATGATGGATTAACTCAACGTACAACTTATGAATTTACATTTACCAATCCAAAAGATTATTACTTTGAAACCTATGAAAAGACATTGGCTTGTCCACCAGGTGTACCATGTATTCGTCCAACGGTTTCAGCTGATAATTTGGCAGCAGATCTTTTAGTTGCAAATACCTTTGCCTATAACATTCCATTGATTAAACAAGTTGGTGTTTCATCAGGCTCATCTATACTTACAGTTAGAATTAGTGTTGATTTGGGTTATGTTGAGCAAACTCAACCACCAACTCAACCACCTACTCAACCACCTACTCAACCACCAACACCTCCACCATTTACTGGTAGTGCCGTCGctggtttattatttaccgATATCAATGGTAATGGAATTTTTGATGGAAGAGATGTTTGGACATCAAATGTATCGGTTGGattatataatttcaatGATAAAACCAGAGCACTCGATGTAAATGGTAATGTTATTTCATCAATTACTACCGATGCTAATGGTAGATATGCATTTGAAAATGTTGCCAATGGTGTTTATTGTTTATGGATGGAAGGTACAAAATATTTCAATCCAGGTTGCGTTGGTAGAATTGAAATCAACTCTGCAACAATGCCAAAATCAGTTGCATCAGATGGTGTTCAATCACCAACCATTTTAAGAGCTGGTTCATTTAGTCTTTTCCTTACTGGTAATTCTGGATATGGTGGTTATGCATACAATGACATAGACCTCAATGGATATTTGAGTAGTAGAGATCAAGGTATCGCTGGTATTATTGTCAAGATTTACCTACCAGTTTATAATTTCCTCTTTGGAACCGTTACAACCGATTCAAATGGTAGATGGTCATTCAGTGGTTTACAACCAGGTTTCCCAGTTAGAATTGAGTTTGTAATTCCAAATGATTTCACTTCAACTGGTGCAAATTTGGTAAATTTCGTAACAGTTGGTCAATCTATTGACTTAAGCATTGGTTTGATTCCAAAATCTTTAACTGGTGTAAATGCAGGTCCAAGTAATCCAAAATCATTTGTTACCACCTGTTTTGTTAAAGGTTCATACAATGGTAAATATAAAGATGAGCCAACAGTTGTTGAAATTAACAAAGATGCACAAGGTAAAGCATATGCTCAACAATCAGCTGACTATATGAAGGTATTGGCAAGTCATAAAGATACCGGTTCAGTTCATGGTGTTGCTTTTAATCCAGATAATGGTGATAAGTTTGTATCATCTTATCATAAGACAAACTCTGATTTTGGTCCATCAGGTAGTTGTGCAATTTATAAACTTTCAAGTGGTATCATTACAACACATGTTAACTTTAATGATGTATTTGGTAAATCCTATTGTGGTGGTTATGCACATTACTTTGATTTCCGTGAAATATCAACTGCTGGTCCATTAGTTGGTAAAGCAAGTCTTGGTCAAATGACCTATTACAACAAGAAACTCTATGTAACCAATCTTGGAAAGAATGAAATTTTGGTTGTAccaatttatcaaaatcCAAATGCAACCAATGTTGAAAGAATTCCAGTTGCAAATCCAGGTTGTAGTAGTGGTGATGATTGGCACATTTTCCCAGTTACAGTATTCCAAGGCGAGCTATTCACAGGTGGTGTTTGTTCTGGTGAAAAAGGTAGTAGATTATCAACCTATATTCTAAAGTATAATCCAAATagtaaatcattttcaactgTTCTCTTCTATACACTCGGTTATGCAAGAGGTTGTCGTTATCTTGATTCATTTGGAAGTTGTGTATCAAGTGTTTGGCAAAAATGGTCAAATAATGATTCTCCTCAAGCATTGTTATCAACTATTATTTTCGATGTTAGTGGTCATCTCATTATGGCATACAAAGATCGTTCAGGTGATATTTCAGCAGTTGTTTCAGCACCAGAACTTTTGATTGCATGTTTAGGTACTGATGGTCTTTTCTATTTGGAGAGTGGAGGTAAATGTGGTAGTCTTGTTGGTGCCGGAGTTGATCAAAAATCACTCACTGGTCTTAGATATGGTCCAGGTAATGGTAATTTCTTTGATAATCATAAAACAGGTCTTCATGACTATACCAATGCTTTTGGTGCAACTAAAGGTGGTCGTGATATTATTGTTACAACTGGTTTCGATTACTATGAAGCATTTGAAGGTTCAATTCGTTGGTATAATGCAACCTCTGGTAAACAACTAAAAGGTTACTCTTTATATATAACCTCTTCAAATGGTCGTACCCCATCTCCAACCTTTGGTAAACAAAATGGTCTTGGTGATATTACTTCAGTGTATGATTCTTCTCTTCCACAATATCGTGTTGGTAGAGTTTGGCTTGATataaatggtaatggtattCAAGATGCTGGTGAACCTGGTATTTCAGGAATCACAGTATTCTTAATCTATGGTCAACAATCAACTCCAACAAGTCAAACTGTATCCGATTCAAATGGTTATTTCAAATTTGAAGTTGATTTCagttcaaattattattgtgtaATTCCTGTTGCATTCTTCCAAGCTGGTTCTTCCATTACAATGAGAAATGCTGATCCAACTCATCCAAATACAAATAGTGATGCTTTCTTATCAACTGTTGATAATGTTTATGTCACTTCTTTTACTTCTTCTGATGCTGgtggttattattttaatggtTGTTCATTTGGTattattccaaaaaaataaaataataaaaaaatataaataaataaaaaaataaaaaaataaataaaaaaataaataaaaatataaataaataaataaataaataaataaataaataaataaataaaaatattattaaaaataaaaaaaaaaaagaatatttacatatataaactttttttttttttttttaaaaaaattgattgtttttatttatatttttttttttttttttttttttttttctttaatttcaagaTATTTGTAAATCGtttaaatctaataaaataatattatttaattattaattttttttttgaaatttttttttgtggtaaTATTAACACTAAAACACCATAATACtataaatagaaatttaaaataaaaacgatCTAATGGacaaactttaaaattaacatatccaaaatattaacattaaataaaaattattttttttaagacaAAATTACgtctattaaataattaaaaaattaatgtttGACTAttgagtaaaaaaaaaaaaaaaaaaaaaccaacaaattatttccaaatatattttaatgatatttattagttcaaaaaagaattcaattatttaaattaaaaaagagaaaattaaaaacatcaTCACTATAAACCACcactaaatatttttaaaaataggtttgtttaaaataaatacccTAAACAGTTAAATGATAAGGATTGTTGCTTTTTTTCAGTCACATCCATtcattttacaaataattttccTCATTCTCTCACACTCTTTAACTCTTAAAATTAACCTTATTGGTagggtatttttttttaaaaaaaaaaaaaaaattaaacaaataaaatcattttacaCACACCtgatttttattagtttCAAGTACTATAATATactataatatattttaataaaattttttccaaaaaattgatcttttgtattattttaaatattttaatttattttaaatattttaatttattttttttttaattttaaaattcttttttttttttttttttttgttttaaaaaaaaaaaaaaattcttttttcttttattaattttataattaaaaataaaaataattaaatcgaaattattttacaattataaattaaaaaaaaaagaaaatttcaattttgaaaaaaattcgAAAATGACTATAATAAGTAaatatttgtaataaaactaaatttctttttttttctttttttatattaatattttttctttatttttttttttaataaaaaaatagatttaattactaaaataaataaacatgataaaataaacaaagaaattttaaCCGAATATAATTATTCAGACTTTAACAACAATGGAttatataattcaaatgaGAAATCAATGGCAATATCATTTAAACAAAGTTATTGTAATATGTTTCGACcatttttatattcaatATTTCCATTATCttataaagaaaaatgatatttaaaaaaaaaaaaaaataaaaaaaaaaaaaaaaataaaagcgaaaaaataaatattatattgataatttattattattattatattataattgttgGGGGGACGGTGAATTtacattactattattttcattttcattttcattattttcatttttattattattattattattattattattattattattattattattattattattattattattattattattattattattattattattattattattattattattagattgtTTAGATGGtgttaatattttatcaagtattaattttaaagattgtaaatcaataattttaatttgatctTCAGTATAGTATTTCTTTGTATATTGGTTAATTTGATCGAAACtatcaataatattagttCTAATTGGTTTCATTAAAAGTATTTGAGTAGATATTGATAGGTATAATTTCAT
This region of Dictyostelium discoideum AX4 chromosome 3 chromosome, whole genome shotgun sequence genomic DNA includes:
- the colC gene encoding Cna B-type domain-containing protein, with translation MKILYSLLLISSIILNTVLNISSQVYDQRILALKGKCYLDSNKNALYDEGEPGFGNVEISLGNATDYKGNKYPIRYSSADGTFIYDGLTQRTTYEFTFTNPKDYYFETYEKTLACPPGVPCIRPTVSADNLAADLLVANTFAYNIPLIKQVGVSSGSSILTVRISVDLGYVEQTQPPTQPPTQPPTQPPTPPPFTGSAVAGLLFTDINGNGIFDGRDVWTSNVSVGLYNFNDKTRALDVNGNVISSITTDANGRYAFENVANGVYCLWMEGTKYFNPGCVGRIEINSATMPKSVASDGVQSPTILRAGSFSLFLTGNSGYGGYAYNDIDLNGYLSSRDQGIAGIIVKIYLPVYNFLFGTVTTDSNGRWSFSGLQPGFPVRIEFVIPNDFTSTGANLVNFVTVGQSIDLSIGLIPKSLTGVNAGPSNPKSFVTTCFVKGSYNGKYKDEPTVVEINKDAQGKAYAQQSADYMKVLASHKDTGSVHGVAFNPDNGDKFVSSYHKTNSDFGPSGSCAIYKLSSGIITTHVNFNDVFGKSYCGGYAHYFDFREISTAGPLVGKASLGQMTYYNKKLYVTNLGKNEILVVPIYQNPNATNVERIPVANPGCSSGDDWHIFPVTVFQGELFTGGVCSGEKGSRLSTYILKYNPNSKSFSTVLFYTLGYARGCRYLDSFGSCVSSVWQKWSNNDSPQALLSTIIFDVSGHLIMAYKDRSGDISAVVSAPELLIACLGTDGLFYLESGGKCGSLVGAGVDQKSLTGLRYGPGNGNFFDNHKTGLHDYTNAFGATKGGRDIIVTTGFDYYEAFEGSIRWYNATSGKQLKGYSLYITSSNGRTPSPTFGKQNGLGDITSVYDSSLPQYRVGRVWLDINGNGIQDAGEPGISGITVFLIYGQQSTPTSQTVSDSNGYFKFEVDFSSNYYCVIPVAFFQAGSSITMRNADPTHPNTNSDAFLSTVDNVYVTSFTSSDAGGYYFNGCSFGIIPKK